The DNA segment AGCGCTACCCATACGGTTAGAGGTGTTTTCGTAGTCGATGGTAGAGGCGTGATCAGAACTATACTATACTACCCCATGGAGCTCGGCAGGCTAGTTGACGAGATACTAAGGATAGTGAAGGCTCTGAAGCTTGGTGACAGCTTAAAGAGGGCTGTACCTGCCGACTGGCCCAACAACGAGATAATAGGCGAGGGACTCATAGTGCCGCCGCCGACTACAGAGGACCAGGCTAGGGCCAGGCTGGAGTCAGGCCAGTACCGCTGCCTAGACTGGTGGTTCTGCTGGGACACGCCAGCCAGCAGAGAGGATGTGGAGGAGGCTAGGAGATATCTTAGAAGAGCGGCTGAGAAGCCTCCCAAGCTGCTCTACGAGGAGGCTAGACCCCACGCCCACTAGAGCCTTACTATCCAGCCTATAACCCATTACCTCTAAACTTTTATATTATATTTACAGTCATCTAAATAATCTCGAGATAGCCGCTCCTAGCAGCAGGGAAAG comes from the Aeropyrum camini SY1 = JCM 12091 genome and includes:
- a CDS encoding peroxiredoxin; the protein is MPGSIPLIGERFPEIEVVTDHGVIKLPDHYVSQGKWFVLFSHPADFTPVCTTEFVSFARRYEDFQRLGVDLIGLSVDSVFSHIKWKEWIERHIGVRIPFPIIADPQGTVARRLGLLHAESATHTVRGVFVVDGRGVIRTILYYPMELGRLVDEILRIVKALKLGDSLKRAVPADWPNNEIIGEGLIVPPPTTEDQARARLESGQYRCLDWWFCWDTPASREDVEEARRYLRRAAEKPPKLLYEEARPHAH